A portion of the Paenibacillus marchantiae genome contains these proteins:
- a CDS encoding ketopantoate reductase family protein, which translates to MRIAILGAGSLGTIAGAYIAAGGQNVELIDVYQAHVDALNQTGAQITGTTDFQAKVTAITPEDMSGTYDLILLLTKQLYNESVLQDLLPFLNDQSVVLSLQNGIPEEKVASIVGRERVIAGSVEFGATFIEPGVSRLTTEFSRFKQYAFQIGELNGETTERIQQIKSILDLVGGTHISDNLVGTKWSKLLINNAFSGLSAALNVEYGVVLDHDISIVSAVRIANETIKVGHANGVKFATMSGFDIESLEIQSEEDIPERIKTLRVLMESSRLLKASMLQDLEKQRKTEIDYINGVVPRSASGKQISTPYNDMVVRLVKQAEESQTVPNFEINIKFFEELNNNR; encoded by the coding sequence ATGAGAATTGCAATTTTAGGAGCAGGTTCCTTAGGAACCATCGCTGGTGCATATATTGCTGCCGGCGGACAAAATGTAGAGTTGATCGATGTCTATCAAGCACATGTTGATGCATTAAACCAGACAGGGGCCCAAATTACTGGCACTACGGATTTCCAGGCAAAGGTGACTGCCATTACTCCTGAGGATATGTCAGGAACATATGATTTAATCTTGCTTTTAACTAAACAGCTATATAACGAGTCTGTCCTTCAAGATCTGTTGCCGTTTTTAAACGACCAAAGTGTTGTGCTTTCCTTGCAGAACGGTATCCCTGAAGAGAAGGTGGCTTCCATTGTTGGCCGAGAACGGGTCATTGCCGGATCTGTTGAATTTGGTGCTACGTTTATTGAACCAGGAGTATCAAGACTTACAACAGAGTTTAGCCGCTTTAAGCAGTATGCTTTTCAAATTGGTGAATTAAATGGTGAAACAACCGAAAGAATTCAACAGATCAAATCTATACTAGACCTTGTGGGTGGAACACATATTTCCGATAATCTGGTGGGCACGAAGTGGTCTAAATTGCTTATTAACAATGCATTTAGCGGCCTATCTGCAGCACTAAACGTGGAGTATGGCGTTGTGCTTGACCATGATATTAGTATCGTAAGTGCCGTCCGTATTGCCAATGAAACGATCAAAGTTGGACACGCAAATGGTGTGAAATTTGCCACGATGAGCGGCTTTGATATTGAATCTTTGGAAATACAAAGTGAAGAGGATATCCCGGAACGAATTAAAACACTTCGGGTTCTCATGGAGTCGTCCAGACTGTTAAAAGCAAGCATGCTACAGGATCTCGAAAAGCAACGGAAGACCGAAATTGATTATATCAATGGAGTAGTTCCGCGCTCAGCTTCAGGCAAACAAATCTCAACACCTTATAATGATATGGTTGTAAGATTAGTCAAACAAGCTGAAGAATCTCAAACTGTGCCTAATTTCGAGATTAATATTAAGTTCTTTGAAGAGCTTAACAATAACAGATGA
- a CDS encoding AAA family ATPase, whose protein sequence is MEKAIYLITGVMASGKSTVSELLASKLGKAVHLRGDIFRRMIVSGREDMSAEPSEEAFRQLYLRYQLAANAAKTYYENGFSVVLQDNYYGAELVYMMEQLKDYPVQLVVLCPKVEVVKEREKTRGKVGYTGFTVENLYSDFLKETPQIGFWLDSSEQSAEQSVNDILLHFR, encoded by the coding sequence ATGGAAAAAGCGATCTACTTAATTACAGGCGTAATGGCTTCTGGTAAGTCAACAGTGTCGGAGCTGCTGGCTTCCAAGCTGGGAAAAGCCGTGCATCTGCGTGGTGATATATTCCGTCGCATGATTGTATCCGGCCGCGAAGACATGTCCGCTGAACCGTCGGAAGAAGCATTCCGTCAATTATATTTGCGTTATCAGTTAGCCGCAAATGCCGCAAAAACCTATTATGAGAATGGTTTTTCTGTTGTTTTACAGGATAATTACTACGGCGCGGAATTAGTCTATATGATGGAGCAGTTAAAGGATTACCCGGTTCAGTTAGTTGTGCTGTGTCCGAAGGTAGAAGTGGTAAAAGAGCGTGAAAAAACAAGAGGAAAAGTGGGGTACACTGGCTTCACGGTAGAGAATTTGTATTCAGACTTTTTGAAGGAAACGCCTCAAATCGGATTTTGGCTGGATAGTTCGGAGCAGTCCGCTGAACAATCAGTGAACGATATTTTACTGCATTTTAGATGA
- a CDS encoding LysR family transcriptional regulator, with the protein MELLQLKYFQTVAYTEHISKAAEQLNIAQPSLSLTIKRLEDELGTTLFDRKGRNIQLNVSGKILLKHVNRIFTEIENARMEIQTQDNEMAHTIKISISNPRFLSGLITRYITQCPDTNIQQGLGARNDILASLKKGDIDLGIAGPPIADDEIESCVLINEDIVLVLPSTHKFATKSEISLSKLAEESFISLANNEEYSFFTTELCKKAGFTPKNIFEVDSHLLAEIIKVNQGISLIPISVCRKLDLNYVRIADINPTYPVGLSWVKDRHLSSSTRNFRDFIIAYFNDHYALYKV; encoded by the coding sequence GTGGAGCTGCTTCAGTTGAAATACTTTCAGACCGTCGCTTATACAGAACATATATCTAAGGCTGCCGAACAATTAAATATTGCTCAGCCTTCTTTAAGCCTGACGATAAAGAGACTTGAGGATGAATTGGGTACAACCTTATTTGATCGGAAAGGAAGAAATATTCAATTGAATGTATCCGGAAAAATCCTCTTGAAACATGTCAACAGGATTTTCACCGAAATTGAAAATGCAAGAATGGAAATACAAACGCAGGATAACGAAATGGCCCATACCATCAAAATATCGATTTCAAATCCCAGATTCCTATCAGGACTGATTACCAGGTATATTACCCAGTGTCCGGATACCAATATACAACAGGGACTTGGAGCTAGAAATGACATCCTTGCAAGCTTAAAAAAAGGGGATATAGATTTGGGGATCGCAGGTCCACCTATAGCGGACGATGAGATTGAGAGTTGTGTCCTTATTAATGAAGATATCGTGCTGGTTTTACCTTCCACACACAAGTTTGCGACAAAATCTGAAATTTCGTTAAGCAAATTGGCCGAAGAATCTTTTATTTCCCTTGCTAATAATGAGGAATATAGCTTTTTTACAACCGAGCTTTGCAAAAAAGCAGGATTCACTCCCAAGAATATATTCGAGGTGGACTCTCATTTACTCGCGGAAATTATTAAGGTCAATCAGGGTATCTCGTTAATCCCTATCTCGGTCTGTAGAAAGTTGGATTTGAATTACGTCAGAATCGCAGATATTAATCCCACCTATCCAGTGGGGCTATCTTGGGTGAAGGATAGACATTTATCCTCCTCCACCAGAAATTTCCGGGACTTTATTATTGCATATTTTAATGATCATTATGCATTGTACAAAGTTTAA
- a CDS encoding acetoacetate decarboxylase: MRKEEVVKQFTTPLDAGAFPLGPYRFYNREYLNILYRTDLERLRKIVPEPLEVTSPLVRFEIMKMPDVTGLGSYTECGQVIPVNFEGEEGDYLHAMYVDSFPAIASGREIGAYPKKMGKPSLYVDSDTLVGLMDYGSLRVATATMGYKHFPLDHSEALQEIVKPNYMLKKMPDYDGYPRICELVRSQITDIKIQGAWSGPARLELFAHALAPMADLPVLEVVSASHIITELSLPSPTVIYDYLADEK; encoded by the coding sequence ATGAGAAAGGAAGAAGTGGTTAAGCAATTTACAACTCCGCTGGATGCAGGGGCATTTCCTTTGGGACCATATCGTTTCTATAATCGCGAATACTTGAACATTTTATATAGAACCGATCTGGAACGCTTAAGAAAAATCGTTCCGGAGCCATTGGAAGTTACCTCTCCGCTTGTAAGGTTTGAGATTATGAAAATGCCGGATGTAACAGGCCTTGGTTCCTATACAGAGTGTGGACAGGTGATACCTGTTAACTTTGAAGGGGAGGAAGGAGATTATCTCCACGCAATGTACGTAGACAGTTTTCCTGCAATCGCATCAGGCAGGGAAATAGGTGCCTATCCTAAAAAAATGGGCAAACCCAGTTTGTATGTAGATTCCGACACATTGGTTGGACTTATGGATTATGGCTCTTTAAGAGTGGCTACCGCGACCATGGGATATAAGCATTTTCCACTTGATCATTCGGAGGCGCTACAAGAGATTGTTAAACCAAATTATATGCTGAAAAAGATGCCTGATTATGACGGATATCCAAGAATCTGTGAATTGGTACGGAGCCAAATTACGGATATTAAAATTCAGGGCGCCTGGTCAGGTCCTGCAAGACTGGAGCTATTCGCTCATGCTCTTGCGCCAATGGCAGATTTGCCTGTACTTGAGGTTGTTTCAGCTTCCCATATCATCACAGAGCTTTCGCTGCCTTCTCCAACAGTTATATATGATTATTTAGCTGATGAAAAATAA